Part of the Leifsonia sp. Root112D2 genome is shown below.
GGACAAAGACGTTCAGTACGAGAGGAAACCGTGTCAGAAGAACAGTCGTGGAACCTTGCCCGGTTGATTCCGACTTCCGGAATTAACGGTGCGGACGAACAGGAACGTCGAGCAACCTCAGCGTTGCTGGCTGTCATGAGCTCGGTTAAGGAATTTGGCCGGGCATTGACCGCACCTCTTGGAGCGCCCGCCGGGAAGATTGAGACATTCATCGAGGTTCCTTTCAAACTCGGCGAAGCGAAGGTCTTCCCGGATGGCCTCATTCGGTTGACGCGGGGTAAATCGACTTGGACGGCTCTGGTCGAGGTGAAGACCGGTAATAACCTGCTGGCGGTCCAGCAGCTGGAGAATTATCTGGACGTCGCTCGCGAGCACGGCTATCAGGCCTTGATTACGATCTCGAACGAAATTCCCCCCACGGAGGGTCAGCATCCGACGGCGGTGGATAAACGCAAACTGAAGCGGGTAAGCCTGCATCACTGGTCGTGGACCAAGGTCCTGGCCGAGGCCGTCATTCAGAAAGAACACCGCGGTGTTGCCGACCCGGATCAGGCTTGGATACTCGGAGAGCTCATTCGCTATCTTGAGCATCCACGATCCGGTGCACTCGCCTTTGATGACATGGGCCAGAATTGGGTACACGTCAGGGACGCTGTCGAGGCGAATACCCTCCGCGCTCACGACAAGGCCGCCGCGGAAGTTGCATCGCGCTTCGATGCGCTTGTCCGATATTCGTGCCTCAAGCTAGGCCAGCGCCTCGGCACGGAAGTTGTTCCTTTCCTCACCCGTGCGGAGCAGAACGACCCCTTACGTCGACAGTCCACTCTCGTGACATCGCTCGTCGATAACGGCATCATGACCGCAGCAATCCGAGTTCCGAACACGGTCGGACCTATCGAATTGGTTGCAGATATTCGGGCGGGAAGGGTCACGTGTCATATAGACGTCGATGCACCGCGCGAAGGAAGATCCACTACTCGTGTCAACTGGCTTCTGCGTCAGCTGAAGGATGCCCCGGATTCCCTTCGACTGGAGGCGTTTGCCATACGCGCGCGGAGCGGAGCAACCGACCTCCTTGGTGCAGTGCGATCCGACCCAGCCGTGCTCATCGATGATCCAACGAAGGAATTGAAGTCGTTTCGAGTCGCGAACTCGGGGCCGATGGGCACTAAGCGCGGCGTTGGTCGGGGCTCTTTTATCGACTCGGTGCTTGAGTGCGTTCAGAACACATACGAACTGGTGGGCCAGAATATCAAGGCATGGGCGCCCACGCCTCCTCGCCTGCGCTCATCAACTGAGGTTGAGATCGAAGCCGGGAAGCCTCCCGCGATCCCTTCTGCGGCGTTGTCGTCGCAGGACGGCGAAGCTTCCATTTCAGCCGCGAGAGAGCTCAAATCAGCGAACGGAATGCCTTAAACAGCCGCTGTTCTCACCAACTGTAATGTCGGTGGTGTCGTGTTGACTTGAGGCATGAACCGCAGCGCAGCGCATGAGTTGCAGACAACAGCCGGTACCGCTGTTTCTGCCGCCGTTGCCGCGCCGCCTCGCCTTTCTGCGGTCATGGCAGACACGCTCGGCGAGCTTGTCGACGGCATTGCTGCACTCGATTCCATGCTCGCCACCGTCACGGCGATGCGCGCCGAACTGATCGATCAGGCGCGACAGTGGAGCGAGGTGACGGAACACGCATCCGCCCTCTCTGGCGATGCCGGTTGGAGCGCCGAGACGGTCGCGCGCCGGGTTCTCGTGACCGAACTCGCGTGTGCACTGCGGATGCCGGAACGCACGGTGGAAGGACTGGTACACGAGAGCGAGAGCCTCCTGCACGAGTTGCCGGGCACTCTGCGGGCGCTGCACGACGGCGCGATCAGCTATCGGCATGCCCAGTCACTCATCGACCACGCCCGCTCGGTTCCTGAGGAGGCGTTGGAGCAGTTCGAGAGCGCCGCGCTCCCGTTCGCGAAGACGCTGACCGTCAGTCGCTTCGAGCGCAAGGCACGCGTGCTGCGCGAGCGGGCGCATCCGCAGACCATCGCCGAACGGCATGTCGCCGCCGTCGACGATCGCCGTATCGAACTGCAGCCGGCGCGAGACGGAATGTCATGGTTCAGCGCCCTGCTGCCGGCACCCTCAGCGCAGGCGATCTACGACCGCGCCACCGAGCTCGCGGTCGGGTTGCAGTCGCCCGACGAGCCGCGAACCCTGACGCAGTTGCGTGCGGACGTGCTGACCGATCTGCTTGTCGATGGAACAACGGATGCGCCTGGCGCGTCCGCGGATGCGGTGGGAGCCCGCGGTGCCCCCGGCGGCCTCGGTCATGGCATCCGCGCTCGCGTACTCGTGACGGTGCCCGTTTTGACACTCCTCGGTCACAGCGAGGAGCCTGGCAGTCTGGAGGGGTACGGTCCGATCGACGCCGACACGGCTCGTCGACTTGCCGCACACGCGCCGAGCTTCACGCGCATTCTCACTCACCCCGAGACCGGCTGCGTGCTTTCGGTCGGGCGCGAGAGATACGTGGTTCCCCAAGACCTGCGCACCTGGCTTCGGGTTCGCGACGAGACCTGCCGATTTCCCGGATGCGCGCGCGGGGCCGCGCGCTGCGACCTCGATCACACTCTCGACTGGCAGCACGGCGGCCGCACGGAGCACGACAACCTGGCACATCTGTGTCCTTCGCACCACAAGGTCAAACATCACACCGCCTGGACCGTCACGAACGCGCGAGACGGAACGCTGGAGTGGGTGTCGCCGACTGCGCACCACTACACGACGCAGCCCGCGACGAGCATGCGGCAGGCTACGGCGAGCTTTCGGCCAGCAACGGATAGTTCCGAGGAGGAACCGTGCGCTCCGCAACTTCCTCTGACATCACCGCATTCATGAACGACGAAAGGAACAGAACAATGGACTGGAAGATCGAGCTTGTCTTCGTACCGGTGACCGATGTCGATCGGGCGAAGGCGTTCTACACCGAGAAGGTCGGCTTCAACGCCGACTTCGACCATCAGGTCACCGACGAGCTGAGATTCGTGCAGCTCACCCCGCCCGGGTCAGCCTGTTCCATAGCGATAGGTACCGGTCTGGGTAACACGAACATGGCGCCCGGTTCACAGAACATTCAGATCGTGATCGCCGACGCCGACGCCGCGCGTGCGCAGTTGCTCGAGCGCGGAGCCGAGCCGAGCGAAGTCGACGAGCAGGCATGGGGGCGCTTCGTATACTTCAGCGATCCGGACGGCAACAGGTGGGCGCTGCAGCAGCCGCCCCAGCGCGACTGAAATCACCGCACTATGCTGAATTCCTCAGCTATAAAACACATCGGTTATCAAGCACAACGGGGGCATCATGAGTTTTCAGGCTTATCTCGACACCATCAAGGAGAAGACGGGCAAGGGGCCGGACGATTTCGTCGAGCTGGCCGCCGAGAAGGGCCTGCTGGGGCCAACGGTGAAAGCCGGCGCCGTGATCGACTGGCTCGCCGCCGACTACGGTCTCGGGCGCGGTCATGCAATGGCGATCTACGCGATCCTCAAGTCGAAGACACAGCCGAGACCGGCTGCCGATGAGCGTATCGATAAGCAGTTCGCCGGTGCCAAAGCGGTGTGGAGTGCCCCATACGACGCCCTGCTGCACAGGATTCAAGAGTTCGGGCCGGATGTCTCGACCCAGCCCACCGACAGCTACATCAGCCTCGTACGCAACGGCAAAAAGTTCGCGATAGTCGCGGTTGCGTCCAAGCGCCTCGATCTCGGAATCAAGCTCAAGGGCACGGATGCCGTCGGTCGGCTGGCCGAGGCGGGTTCCTGGAATTCGATGGTCACCCATCGGGTTCAGATCGCGGATCCGGCTGAACTCGACGACGAGCTGCTCGGCTGGCTGCGCGACGCCTACGACCGCGCCGCCTGAGCCGACCGTGCCGCCTCGACCGCCCGCTCAGTCAGCAACGCACGCTCACGCTCATTGTCGGTCTGTGCTGCGGCGCGCTCGAATTCGTCGCAAGCCTCCTGCATACGACCGAGTTTGACGAGCAGGTCGGCTCGCACGGCGGGCAGCAGATGGTAGCCATCGAGCCGCCCGGCGGCGGCGAGAGCATCGGCCACGTCGAGGCCGGCCTGCGGTCCTTCGGCCATCGACAGCGCCACCGCCCTGTTGAGCTCGACCACGGGCGAGGCGGTCAGCCGGGAAAGCGCGCCATAGAGCGTGGCAATGCGAGGCCAGTCGGTGTCCACGCCCTCAGCTGCGCGGGCATGACACGCGGCGATGGCCGCCTGCAGTGCATACGAGCCGGGCGCACCCCCGAGCGCCTCGGCACGCCGCAACGCGGCCAGTCCGCGCCGGATCAGCAGCTGGTCCCAGCGGGACCGATCCTGATCCATCAGCAGAATCGGCTCTCCCGCAGCGGTCGTGCGGGCGCCGATGCGTGAGGCCTGAATCTCCATGAGGGCAACGAGTGCGTGCGCCTCAGCCTCGCCGGGAACCAGCTCGGCGAGGATGCGGCCGAGCCGCAGCGCCTCCTGGCACAGCGCCGGGCGCATCCAGTCCTCCCCCGCCGTCGCCGAATACCCCTCATTGAAGATGAGATAGACGGCACCGAGCACCGAGCCGAGACGCTCGGGAAATTCCGGACGAGACGGCACCTCGAACGGCACGTTCGCCGCCGAGAGGGTCTTCTTGGCACGCACGATGCGCTGCGCGATGGTGGGGGTCGAGACGAGGAACGCGCGAGCGATCTCCTCGGTGCTGAGGCCGCCGAGCATCCGCAGCGTCAGCGCCACCTGGGCCGGTTGCGCCAGCACCGGGTGGCAGGCGATGAAGATCAGTCGAAGCAGGTCGTCGTCGATCGGGTTGTCCAGCGCCTCGATATCTATCTCACCGAACGTGGATTCCGTGCCGAGCCGGTGTGCGACCTCGGCGTACTTGCGCTCGCGGTTCTCCAGCCTGCGCCAATGGTCTATTGCGCGCCTCTTGGCCACGGCGGTGAGCCAGGCGCCGGGGTTGCGGGGTACACCGGATGCCGGCCACTGCTCAAGCGCCTCGGCCAGGGCATCCTGCGCCACATCTTCGGCGAGCGACACGTCACGCACCATGCGCACCAGGCCGGCGATGAGCCGCCCCGATTCGATACGCCACACCGCCTCGACGGCGCTGCGCGCGTCTGCTGCCACCACCACTACCCCTGCCTATTTCGAGAGAACCGACCTACACTGCGGTTAAGCCCAACCGCTCAGGGACCTCAACGCAACCGTAGCGTCGCCTGCGTCGGGATCTTTTTCGTATCGCTTGACGAAAACCTTCGTGTCACACCGCGTCCCTCTCGGCGACCGGGCTGCGAAAGGAAGGAAAATCATGCCAGGAAACAGAGCTGTTGCCTATAAGAGCCCGGGAAAGGTCGAGGTCATCGACATCGACTATCCCACATTCGAGTTGAAGGATGGGCCGGGCGTCAACCCCGCCAATGTGGGACGCCAGGTTCGTCATGGGGCCATCGTGAAGACGGTGGCGACGAATATCTGCGGCTCGGATCAACACATGGTGCGCGGTCGCACCACGGCACCCGCCGATCTCGTGCTCGGACACGAGATCACGGGCGAAGTCGTCGAGGTCGGGCCGGATGTGGAATTCATCAAGGTCGGCGATCTCGTCTCCGTGCCGTTCAACATCGCCTGCGGGAGGTGCAAGAACTGCAAGGAGCGCAAGACGGGCGTGTGCTTGAACGTCAACCCGGATCGCCCCGGCAGCGCCTACGGTTACGTGGACATGGGCGGCTGGGTCGGCGGCCAGGCCAACTACGTGCTTGTGCCGTATGCGGATTGGAACGCGCTGAAGTTCCCCGACAAAGACCAGGCCATGGAGAAGATCCTCGACCTGGCCATGCTTTCGGATATCTTCCCCACCGGCTACCACGGTGCCGTCTCGGCGGGCGTCACGACAGGTTCGACGGCGTATGTGGCCGGTGCCGGTCCGGTGGGATTGGCGGCCGCGACATCCGCACAGCTTCTCGGTGCGGCAGTGGTCATCGTCGGTGATATGAATGCCGACCGGCTGGCGCAGGCCCGCAGCTTCGGATGCGAGACAGTGGACCTGAGCAAGGGGGAACCGCTGGATCAGATCGAACAAATCCTCGGAGTCCCCGAGGTCGATTCTGCCGTCGACGCGGTCGGCTTCGAGGCGAAAGGGCACGGCGCAGACGCGAAGGAGGCTCCGGCGACGGTGCTGAACTCGCTCATGGTCATGACCGCGGCCGGCGGCGCGCTCGGCATTCCGGGGCTTTACGTCACGGGAGATCCGGGCGGCGTAGACGAGGCCGCGAAGACCGGCTCACTCTCGCTGAACCTCGGTGCAGGCTGGGCCCGGTCGCTGTCATTCACCACGGGGCAATGCCCGGTGATGAAGTACAACTACGGGCTCATGAAGGCGATTCTCGCGGATCGAGTGCACATCGCGAAGAACGTCAACGCCAAGGCGATCAGCCTCGAGGATGCCCCGCGCGGCTACGAGGAGTTCGACAAGGGTGCCGCCACCAAGTACGTGCTCAACGCGAACGGATATCTCGACGCCGCCTGAGCACAGCACCTGATGCGCAAACGGATCGGGCCGTGCTCCAGGAGAGCACGGCCCGATCCGTTCGTCGGGTTGCATGCGAATCTTCGTATGCGAAAAAGCGCTACGCGGTGCGGGACTCGCCCGTCTCTTCGCGCCACTGCACCTCTTTTTGCACGAACTCGTTGCTCTGGTCGAACTCCTCAACGCCGAAAACCTGGCGCACCTCGATGCGACCCGACTGGATCGGCGCACGACGCGCCCGCTCGATGGCCTCCTGCTTCGAGGCAGCCTCCAGAATCCAGAAGCCGGCTATGAGTTCCTTCGTCTCGGC
Proteins encoded:
- a CDS encoding HNH endonuclease signature motif containing protein — protein: MNRSAAHELQTTAGTAVSAAVAAPPRLSAVMADTLGELVDGIAALDSMLATVTAMRAELIDQARQWSEVTEHASALSGDAGWSAETVARRVLVTELACALRMPERTVEGLVHESESLLHELPGTLRALHDGAISYRHAQSLIDHARSVPEEALEQFESAALPFAKTLTVSRFERKARVLRERAHPQTIAERHVAAVDDRRIELQPARDGMSWFSALLPAPSAQAIYDRATELAVGLQSPDEPRTLTQLRADVLTDLLVDGTTDAPGASADAVGARGAPGGLGHGIRARVLVTVPVLTLLGHSEEPGSLEGYGPIDADTARRLAAHAPSFTRILTHPETGCVLSVGRERYVVPQDLRTWLRVRDETCRFPGCARGAARCDLDHTLDWQHGGRTEHDNLAHLCPSHHKVKHHTAWTVTNARDGTLEWVSPTAHHYTTQPATSMRQATASFRPATDSSEEEPCAPQLPLTSPHS
- a CDS encoding glyoxalase superfamily protein, giving the protein MDWKIELVFVPVTDVDRAKAFYTEKVGFNADFDHQVTDELRFVQLTPPGSACSIAIGTGLGNTNMAPGSQNIQIVIADADAARAQLLERGAEPSEVDEQAWGRFVYFSDPDGNRWALQQPPQRD
- a CDS encoding DUF4287 domain-containing protein — translated: MSFQAYLDTIKEKTGKGPDDFVELAAEKGLLGPTVKAGAVIDWLAADYGLGRGHAMAIYAILKSKTQPRPAADERIDKQFAGAKAVWSAPYDALLHRIQEFGPDVSTQPTDSYISLVRNGKKFAIVAVASKRLDLGIKLKGTDAVGRLAEAGSWNSMVTHRVQIADPAELDDELLGWLRDAYDRAA
- a CDS encoding RNA polymerase sigma factor, whose translation is MVAADARSAVEAVWRIESGRLIAGLVRMVRDVSLAEDVAQDALAEALEQWPASGVPRNPGAWLTAVAKRRAIDHWRRLENRERKYAEVAHRLGTESTFGEIDIEALDNPIDDDLLRLIFIACHPVLAQPAQVALTLRMLGGLSTEEIARAFLVSTPTIAQRIVRAKKTLSAANVPFEVPSRPEFPERLGSVLGAVYLIFNEGYSATAGEDWMRPALCQEALRLGRILAELVPGEAEAHALVALMEIQASRIGARTTAAGEPILLMDQDRSRWDQLLIRRGLAALRRAEALGGAPGSYALQAAIAACHARAAEGVDTDWPRIATLYGALSRLTASPVVELNRAVALSMAEGPQAGLDVADALAAAGRLDGYHLLPAVRADLLVKLGRMQEACDEFERAAAQTDNERERALLTERAVEAARSAQAARS
- the fdhA gene encoding formaldehyde dehydrogenase, glutathione-independent codes for the protein MPGNRAVAYKSPGKVEVIDIDYPTFELKDGPGVNPANVGRQVRHGAIVKTVATNICGSDQHMVRGRTTAPADLVLGHEITGEVVEVGPDVEFIKVGDLVSVPFNIACGRCKNCKERKTGVCLNVNPDRPGSAYGYVDMGGWVGGQANYVLVPYADWNALKFPDKDQAMEKILDLAMLSDIFPTGYHGAVSAGVTTGSTAYVAGAGPVGLAAATSAQLLGAAVVIVGDMNADRLAQARSFGCETVDLSKGEPLDQIEQILGVPEVDSAVDAVGFEAKGHGADAKEAPATVLNSLMVMTAAGGALGIPGLYVTGDPGGVDEAAKTGSLSLNLGAGWARSLSFTTGQCPVMKYNYGLMKAILADRVHIAKNVNAKAISLEDAPRGYEEFDKGAATKYVLNANGYLDAA
- a CDS encoding YciI family protein gives rise to the protein MKFMLLLKADENTESNAMPSEDDLNAMGRYNEELIKDGVLLAGEGLHPSSEGARVDFAGDDRTVTDGPFAETKELIAGFWILEAASKQEAIERARRAPIQSGRIEVRQVFGVEEFDQSNEFVQKEVQWREETGESRTA